GGCCCAATGAGAGGTCGCAGAACAGCCGTCGAGTAGACCGGTAGCCGCCAGCATTACCGCACCCGAGCAAGCGGAGTATAAAAAAGCTCCCCCTTTGTAAGCCCTGCGCAACCAGGTCATTAGAGTCGGATAGCGGTCGCGGATGTCCTCGTCTGGCCCGAGCCAGAGTTCGGGCAGAATAACGACGCGTGCTTTCGGATCGTCGTCTATGACGCAGTCTGGCTTAACAGGAATGCCGTTGCCGCAAACAAAGAGCTTCCTTCTTAGTGCAACGATGCGCACGTTGAACAGGGTCTTGCCGTTGCCCTGCCGTGTAAGGGTTTCCCACACACTGCCCGCCGCCTTGAGCACGTCCACCATGCCGTACAGCGCGGACCCGGCGGTCTCCGGGACGGCGACGATGAGCACCTCCACGTGGGTTTCCCCTGATTTCTGGAAAGCAGCCATGGGTTTATTCCTGCGATGTTAGATGTTAAAGGTCCAATTGTAACGCGCGAATCATAGCAAAGGTGTGTATCGACCTCCAGGGATGATGGGAAGTACTGATTGCACGTAGAGTTGGAACTCAAGCCATCAATTCAATTAGTGGCACGAAAGGCCAGTTTTCGTCACAAACGCACCTTACGCTATTAGCTGCCAAGCAGTATTGTTCTCCAGCGGCAATAGGAAGCAGGCGGCGATCTGATGCCGGACCACATTAACCCTTCCCTAAGGAGATCATTATGGACAAGCAAGTCAACAACACCTGCAACGGGCTCGACATTGAGCAAATGGGCCAAACCGTCAGAGCGCTCAAGAACGATCCGGCCCTGGCTCAGTTCCAGTTCCGCGCGCGCAACCAGTGGATCAACGGCGGGGAGAACCGATCGATGATCAAGGACTTCTACGGTGCAGGGTCAGAGGACACGTCGCGCAGCGAAGCCTTCATCTTCACTAATGGCGAGCCCCCGGTGCTGCTCGGGCACAACGAGGGCGCCAATCCTGTCGAATATCTCCTCCACGCGCTAGCCGGCTGTGTTACGACAACCACGGTGCTGCATGCAGCGGCACGCGGGATCAAATTGCGCAAGTTGTCGACAGAGCTCACCGGCAACATCAACTTACAGGGTTTGCTTGCGCTCGACGACAGCGTGCCCGCCGGCTACGAGTCGATCCACATCAGGATGGACATTGAGGCTGACTGTAGTGATGAGGATCTGGCGGAGCTTATTGATTTCGCCCAGCGGCATTCGCCAGTGTGCAACACGGTCTGTCGTCCGGTACCCGTGACGATTGAGCGCGCTGTCGTCAAACGTGACGAATCTGAAGCGCACGCTGCATGACTTGCCAATGGAAGGAGTCCGGTGGGCGACGCCACCGGGCTTGCTCTCCCGGTCATTTCCACTGATGTCAAGAACCAATGGAGGGACGTTCATGCGATTGCTGGTTGAATGGATCCGGCGCGCCGCCGAAGCCAGACTTCGTGTGTCAGCCGGTTACATTACGGAGTTAGGCGAGGCGACGTTTTCGGGGTTTATCAAGTTTGTCTTGTTCCTCCCCTTGGCAGGGCATCGAGGCAGAACGGAGGGTACCCTATTACACGTAGCACGGTTGGTCACATTTCGGCACGAGGACTGCGAAAGCTGCTTGCAGGGTGCGATCAACGTGGCCTTGGACGAGGGAGTTGAGCCCTCGTCCGTCGCAGCCGTGCTGGGCGGCGATCATTCGACCATGCCACCGGCGGTGTCTCTCATCGTCCGTTTTACGGAAGGAGTCTTAGCCATGGATGGCTCGGAATGTGAGCCCCGGCAGGAAATCTTCGACCGTTACGGCGTCACCACATTGGCTGAGCTATCGCTTGCGATCGCGAGTGCGCGCGTGTTTCCGACCATCAAAAGGGGGCTCGGACATTCGGTCAGTTGCGCAGCCGTGAAGCCCGCAGTTCTACTTGCGCGGGAGGTCTCCCCCTGGCAGGGTGGGGGTGAGCGAGGAGCTGTCTGGTGCTTGCCTGGTGCTCTGATGGCCGGTGATGAAGCTCCATCACAGGTCCATGGGGCGTACAAGACCCAGGACCATTTGGTGTGGGTACCGCGGTACCGGCGGAACATTCTCGTGCTTGGCATAGCTGAATCCCTGAAGAAGGTCCTCTGCGGCGTGGGGGAATTGCACCCTGAATTGGTTGCTGGAGGAAATTTGGAGTGGAGCGGGACCATATCCATCTGCCCATGGTGATTCCGCCGAAATACGCGGTTGCACAAGTGGGGGAACCCTTGAAAAGCCTGACCAGTCGGCAGTTGAAAGGCAACGCCCGCACGGGTTGCGCCGAGTGTCGTGGGATGGGGGCGGGGGCTGGGCGCGAGGATTTTCGCCTCGACGGGGGGAGCAACGAGGCTATGATTCGCCAGTCTATGCGGCGCCAAGGCGAGCAGGAGACGGGTCACGCGCAGCTTGCATTGTTAAGGAGCCCCCGCCCGTAAGGGCGGGGTTCTTCATCGACGGTGACTACACCGCACAGGCCTCAACTTCGTCAATTTTCACTGACTCTGACGCCCCCTCTTGCGCGATGGCTATTATTGATTGTTGAAAACTTAAGAGGCCATGAGTCGTGAAAAGCAAGGCCGAACTTGGGTTGGAAGCAAGATGTCCCAACTGGTCCGAGGCGGATATTTTCGCTTGACTCGCGATGGAGCTTTATCGGATACTCTCATCATTCAAAACGGAATTTTATAAAAAGCGTTGTTAACGTAGTGTTTACGGTAAGAGTCGCAAGCTTGATGGCTTAACCTAATCGTAAGGAGGGATTCATTATGGCGGCAGAGCGGGGCTATGACATTTCGCAGTGGTATGATTCGCGGCCGTGGAAGATTGGGTGGTTTGCGATGTTGGCGATTGGGATTTTTTGGGTATTGTATCAGCGGACGTTTGGGTATTCGCACGGGTTGGACTCGATGACGCCGGAGTTTGACGCGGTGTGGATGGGGTTGTGGCGGTTTAACATTGTGGCCAATGCGTTATTTTTTGCGATTGCGGTGGGGTGGATTTGGGTGACGCGGGATCGGAATTTGGCGAATTTGGATCCGAAGACGGAGTTGAAGCGGTATTTTTACTGGATGGGGTGGTTGGCCTGCTATGTGTGGGGGGTCTATTATGCGGGCAGTTACACATTGGAGCAGGATGCGGCGTGGCATCAGGTGATCATTCGGGACACGAGTTTTACGGCGAGTCACATTGTGGCGTTTTACGGGACATTCCCGTTGTACATTACGTGCGGGGTGTCGAGTTATCTGTATGCGCAGACGCGGTTACCGTTGTATAGCCAGGCGACGTCGTTTCCGTTGGTGGCGGCGGTGGTGGGGCCGATGTTCATCTTACCGAACGTGGGGCTCAATGAGTGGGGCCATGCGTTTTGGTTTGTGGACGAGTTGTTTGCGGCGCCGTTGCATTGGGGCTTTGTGACGTTGGGCTGGTGCGGGTTGTTTGGGGCGGCGGGCGGCGTGGCGGCGCAGATTGTGAGCCGCATGTCGAACTTGGCGGATGTGATTTGGAACGGGGCGCCCAAGAGCATCCTGGATCCGTTCCCCAGCCAGGTCAACCCCAACGCCAAAGCAGGATACTGAGAAGGCCTTATTTTGGTTGAGATGGTTAACCTATAAAGAGGTCGGTTGAGATAGGGCCTCCCCGTTTGCAGGGAGGCCCGCTCACTGGTCAGTTTGGATAAGGGAGGTTGTCCGAAATGTTTAGAACGGATGAAATAATCAAAGCCGCCAAGTTGCCTCCAGAGGGAGTGGCGATGTCGCGGCACATTGATTACATTTACTTTATTCCTATTTTGTTCGTGACCATCATCGGAACTTTTCACATGCACACGGCTTTGTTGTGCGGTGACTGGGATTTCTGGTTGGATTGGAAGGATCGGCAGTGGTGGCCGATTGTGACTCCCATCACAACAATTACCTTCTGCGCAGCCCTTCAATACTATAACTGGGTCAATTATCGTCAGCCGTTTGGGGCAACGATAACCATTTTAGCGTTAGGTGCCGGAAAATGGGTTGCGGTTTACACCTCTTGGTGGTGGTGGTCCAACTATCCGCCAAATTTCGTCATGCCGGCCACGTTGCTTCCTAGCGCCTTGGTTCTTGATTTCACCTTGTTGCTAACTAGAAACTGGACTTTGACCGCAGTGATCGGGGCCTGGATGTACGCGATTTTGTTCTATCCGAGCAATTGGCCTATCTTTGCTTACAGCCATACTCCGCTTGTGGTGGATGGGACCTTGCTTTCATGGGCCGACTATATGGGCTTTATGTATGTGCGGACCGGAACTCCTGAATATATCCGTATGATTGAAGTTGGGTCGCTGCGGACGTTCGGTGGGCACAGCACGATGATTTCCTCGTTCTTTGCTGCATTCGCCTCTTCATTGATGTACATCCTGTGGTGGCAGTTTGGAAAGTTTTTCTGCACGTCCTATTTCTACTTCACGGATGACAAGAAGCGAACGACCAAAGTTTACGATGTCTTTGCCTATGCAACATTGGCTCACGCGGATAAGGCCAAACTCTCTGGGGGGAAAGCATGAACGTCAAACACGTCTTCAAGCTGTGGATGCTGGGATTCTGCGGAGTGGCGACGTTGGCGTTCACGCCGGTGTTTGATGCTGCTCCAGTTCTTGCTCACGGGGAGCGTTCGCAAGAACCGTTTCTGCGGATGCGCACCGTGAATTGGTATGACACTGAATGGGTGGGGAAAAGCACTGCGGTAAATGATGTTACATACATGAGGGGCAAGTTTCATCTGTCTGAAGACTGGCCTCGTGCGGTAGTGAAACCCCATCGAACGTTCGTCAATGTCGGCTCTCCTAGCTCCGTCTTTGTGCGGTTAAGCACGAAGGTTGGTGGGGTGCCGATGTTTGTGTCTGGTCCTATGGAAATCGGGCGTGATTATGAATATGAGATCACGTTGAAGGCGAGACTTCCTGGACATCATCACATTCACCCTATGTTTTCTGTTAAAGAGGCTGGTCCCATTGCCGGACCGGGTGGGTGGATGGATATCACGGGCCGATACGCTGATTTTACAAACCCGATCAAGACTCTGACGGGGGAAACATTTGACTCGGAAACAGAGGGTGGGATGACCGGAATTATGTGGCATATATTCTGGGCATCTGTTGCCTTGTTCTGGGTGGGTTGGTTCATGGTTCGCCCGATGTACTTGATTCGGGCTCGTGTGCTTGCGGCTTATGGTGATGAACTTCTGTTGGATCCGGTTGATCGCAAGCTCGCAATAGGTCTTCTCGTATTTACGGTGGCGGTTGTCACTATCGGTTATCTCGCTGCGGAGGCGAAGCATCCTATTACCGTGCCCCTGCAGGCTGGTGAAGCAAAGGTTAAACCGCTTCCTATAAAACCGAATCCATTGGTGGTTGAAGTCACCCACGCCGAATATGACGTGCCGGGTCGTGCTCTTCGTATGACGGTTCACGCCACTAACAATGGGACTGAGCCTGTCAGTATCGGTGAATTCACAACGGCTGGTATTCGATTTACAAATAAAGTAGGAGCAGCGAAGCTCGATCCGAACTATCCACAGGAGCTTATTGCTACAGCCGGACTGACCATGGATAATGAGGCTCCGATACAGCCGGGTCAGACTGTTGACATTCACATAGAATCAAAGGATGTTCTATGGGAGGTTCAGCGGCTGGTTGACATTCTTCACGATCCGGATCAGCGGTTTGCTGGGTTGTTGATGTCATGGACTGAATCGGGAGAACGTCTTATTAACCCCGTGTGGGCTCCTGTGCTTCCTGTCTTTACACGATTGGGAGCATAAGGTAGAGAGTTTTTGTGAGAGAAGAGGAGGTGCCCCCCTTTTAAGGGGGCACCTCTTTTTTTGTGCGTAGATCTCTGTTTGCGCGTGCAGTCTTTTGAACATATATGGACGGTGTTATCTCAAGAATATGCAAATGGATATCTGAGAAAAACGTGACCGGTCTGCAGCGAAAAATCAATTTCCCGTATTTTCCCTTTCAGCTTGTGCAGTGGATGAAATGGTGGCGCGGGCAGGAACGAGGATTATCACCTTAACGGAGAGGATCGAAACGACTACAATTCACGAGTCTATGCAGACTAGGCGAGCAAGAAACGAGTCATGCCCCGCTTGAAATGATAAAGAGACTCAGCCCACGGGGTTGCTGAGAATTTGCTGAACGTGGGAAGTCGTCATGCGTCCGGCGACAAGGAAAGGTATTCCAGTTCAGGAAAGCATCCTGAGCAAGTCAGGATGAGATAGATGACGCATTGCTTGCCATGGATCGATGGAAGGTGGTGAGGCACGGTGATGCTCGTGCGTCGGAACACCATGGCCGGATGAATTTCCAGTGCATGTCTAGGGGGCATATCACCCGCGAAGAGCGCGTCCGTCATGAACTTTTTAATCGAACAAGGCCGTGAACGTTTTTCAGCAAACTCAACAGCGGTTGAGCGCTGCCGATGGCGACGGCGTCAACCAAACAGTACCAGGCGCCTACCCCGCTTGGCGGATTGCCTTGCGGCCAGCCAAGCAGCGGATCAATCGAGGCCCAGCGCCATGCTCCGACGGCGGTTCCAATGAGTTCCAACCAAGTTGTGATGAAGAATGCGGCAATGTAGACCATCGGTGAGCGGCCCAGAATCAACCAGACGAGGAAAATACCGAAAAGCAAAGCTCCCACCCAATCTCCCCGCTCAGGATAGCCGCTGATACCCCATGCAGCCCATGCTCCCCAAACGAGGATGACAAATCCGGCAATGCCTTTGGCGTGGCGAACGAAGAAGCCTGAACGGGCCAAAGCGACGGCGGTGAGGTACACCATACCGTGGCCTGGCGGGACATAGGCGGGAACATTCTCAAATCGGTAGGTGTAACCACCCATGTAAAGAGAAGCGAAATGCTCGCCGACGGTTGCAAAGACCACCGCGATCACGACTTGTGTTTGGGTGACCCTGTTCTCTCCGAATAAAAGACCGATGAGGAAGAGCCACGCGAGCATGCCCAATGTTTGCTGCATTTCGATGCTCGCCCGTATTTCCAGCAAACCGCTGGCAGCCACGCACGCGAAAGTAATGCCCGCAATGACGTAGTCACGGCGCGCATGACATGCCGCCTCAGCCTGAGGGAAGTGGCGCAACAAAACGTTCGCGGCGTGACGGAGGTTCAAATTTTTGGATGTCAAGAGGCTGGGTGTATCCATACGTCAGGTGCGAGCCGACGGCCGAGAGAACCGGATATGCGGCATCGGACGGATATTACAAGCATGATCTGTCGAGAGGCAAGCTCTAGCGAAGTGTTCCGCCGTGTCGTGACGGTCAACAGGAGTTACGACGCCGACTTGAAAACATTCTCAGTGCACGTGGTCGTCGGGCGGGGGAAGTATTTCATTTTCGCGTTGGAGCTGATCGATCTGTTGTTTCAAAAAGTCGAGATCGGACCAGCCTGGCCCCTCGGAGCGTTCGGGGATCCACCTCGCGCGCAAGTAGCCGAACCGATCAAACAGAAATTCCATATGTTTCGGAACCGTGCCGTTGCCGAACAAATCAGGATGGGTGATGGTCCGTCGGAATAACGCATAGCTTCGCCCGATCTCGCCGGCGCCTTGTATCACGACGGGAAAAGGCAGC
This sequence is a window from Candidatus Nitrospira inopinata. Protein-coding genes within it:
- a CDS encoding OsmC family protein — translated: MDKQVNNTCNGLDIEQMGQTVRALKNDPALAQFQFRARNQWINGGENRSMIKDFYGAGSEDTSRSEAFIFTNGEPPVLLGHNEGANPVEYLLHALAGCVTTTTVLHAAARGIKLRKLSTELTGNINLQGLLALDDSVPAGYESIHIRMDIEADCSDEDLAELIDFAQRHSPVCNTVCRPVPVTIERAVVKRDESEAHAA
- the amoC gene encoding bacterial ammonia monooxygenase, subunit AmoC, with the protein product MAAERGYDISQWYDSRPWKIGWFAMLAIGIFWVLYQRTFGYSHGLDSMTPEFDAVWMGLWRFNIVANALFFAIAVGWIWVTRDRNLANLDPKTELKRYFYWMGWLACYVWGVYYAGSYTLEQDAAWHQVIIRDTSFTASHIVAFYGTFPLYITCGVSSYLYAQTRLPLYSQATSFPLVAAVVGPMFILPNVGLNEWGHAFWFVDELFAAPLHWGFVTLGWCGLFGAAGGVAAQIVSRMSNLADVIWNGAPKSILDPFPSQVNPNAKAGY
- a CDS encoding methane monooxygenase/ammonia monooxygenase subunit A, producing the protein MFRTDEIIKAAKLPPEGVAMSRHIDYIYFIPILFVTIIGTFHMHTALLCGDWDFWLDWKDRQWWPIVTPITTITFCAALQYYNWVNYRQPFGATITILALGAGKWVAVYTSWWWWSNYPPNFVMPATLLPSALVLDFTLLLTRNWTLTAVIGAWMYAILFYPSNWPIFAYSHTPLVVDGTLLSWADYMGFMYVRTGTPEYIRMIEVGSLRTFGGHSTMISSFFAAFASSLMYILWWQFGKFFCTSYFYFTDDKKRTTKVYDVFAYATLAHADKAKLSGGKA
- a CDS encoding methane monooxygenase/ammonia monooxygenase subunit B — its product is MNVKHVFKLWMLGFCGVATLAFTPVFDAAPVLAHGERSQEPFLRMRTVNWYDTEWVGKSTAVNDVTYMRGKFHLSEDWPRAVVKPHRTFVNVGSPSSVFVRLSTKVGGVPMFVSGPMEIGRDYEYEITLKARLPGHHHIHPMFSVKEAGPIAGPGGWMDITGRYADFTNPIKTLTGETFDSETEGGMTGIMWHIFWASVALFWVGWFMVRPMYLIRARVLAAYGDELLLDPVDRKLAIGLLVFTVAVVTIGYLAAEAKHPITVPLQAGEAKVKPLPIKPNPLVVEVTHAEYDVPGRALRMTVHATNNGTEPVSIGEFTTAGIRFTNKVGAAKLDPNYPQELIATAGLTMDNEAPIQPGQTVDIHIESKDVLWEVQRLVDILHDPDQRFAGLLMSWTESGERLINPVWAPVLPVFTRLGA